A single window of Eucalyptus grandis isolate ANBG69807.140 chromosome 1, ASM1654582v1, whole genome shotgun sequence DNA harbors:
- the LOC104421186 gene encoding pyruvate kinase, cytosolic isozyme, whose product MANIDIEGIMKDLPNDGRIPKTKIVCTLGPASRTVPMLEKLLRAGMNVARFNFSHGTHEYHQETLNNLRIAMHNAQILCAVMLDTKGPEIRTGFLKDGKPIQLKEGQEITVTTDYTIKGDENMICMSYKKLAVDLKPGNTILCADGTITLTVLSCDPASGTVRCRCENTAMLGERKNVNLPGVVVDLPTLTEKDKEDILQWGVPNKIDMIALSFVRKGSDLVNVRKVLGPHAKHIQLMSKVENQEGVINFDEILRETDSFMVARGDLGMEIPVEKIFLAQKMMIYKCNIAGKPVVTATQMLESMIKSPRPTRAEATDVANAVLDGTDCVMLSGESAAGAYPEIAVKIMARICIEAESSLDYGAIFKEMIKSTPLPMSPLESLASSAVRTANKAKAKLIVVLTRGGTTAKLVAKYRPAVPILSVVVPVLTTDSFDWLCSDETPARHSLIYRGLIPLLAEGSAKATDAESTEVILEAALKSATSKGSCKPGDAVVVLHRIGAASVIKICIVK is encoded by the exons ATGGCAAACATTGATATCGAGGGAATAATGAAGGATCTACCGAATGATGGGCGCATCCCCAAGACTAAGATTGTTTGCACTCTGGGTCCGGCTTCTCGAACGGTGCCGATGCTGGAGAAGCTTCTTAGGGCGGGGATGAATGTTGCTCGGTTCAATTTCTCTCACGGTACGCACGAGTATCATCAGGAGACGTTGAACAACCTCAGGATCGCAATGCATAACGCCCAGATCCTCTGTGCCGTCATGCTTGACACTAAG GGTCCCGAGATTCGAACCGGTTTCCTCAAGGATGGAAAGCCTATCCAACTGAAAGAAGGCCAAGAAATTACCGTGACTACTGATTATACCATCAAGGGGGATGAGAATATGATCTGTATGAGCTACAAAAAGCTGGCTGTGGACTTGAAGCCCGGAAACACCATTCTTTGTGCCGATGGAACGATTACCCTTACTGTCCTGTCTTGTGATCCGGCCTCTGGAACTGTCCGGTGCCGCTGTGAGAACACGGCTATGCTTGGAGAGAGGAAAAATGTCAACCTCCCTGGCGTTGTGGTGGATCTTCCCACATTGACTGAAAAGGATAAGGAAGACATCCTGCAATGGGGTGTTCCAAACAAGATCGACATGATCGCTCTCTCTTTTGTCCGCAAGGGTTCTGATCTCGTTAATGTTCGGAAAGTTCTTGGGCCTCATGCTAAGCATATACAGTTGATGTCAAAG GTTGAGAACCAGGAAGGAGTGATCAATTTTGATGAGATCCTGCGCGAGACAGACTCATTCATGGTTGCCCGAGGTGACCTTGGGATGGAGATCCCAGTCGAGAAGATCTTTTTGGCGCAGAAGATGATGATATACAAATGCAATATTGCAGGCAAGCCTGTGGTCACTGCCACTCAGATGCTTGAGTCGATGATCAAGTCTCCCCGGCCTACCCGTGCCGAAGCTACTGATGTGGCAAATGCTGTCCTTGATGGAACGGATTGCGTCATGCTCAGCGGCGAGAGTGCTGCCGGGGCCTACCCAGAGATTGCCGTGAAGATCATGGCCCGCATATGCATTGAGGCAGAGTCCTCTCTCGACTATGGGGCCATCTTCAAGGAAATGATCAAGTCGACTCCGCTTCCAATGAGCCCGTTGGAGAGTCTGGCCTCCTCAGCCGTGCGAACGGCCAACAAGGCAAAAGCAAAGCTCATCGTCGTGCTGACTCGCGGTGGGACGACAGCGAAGCTGGTTGCCAAGTACAGGCCAGCCGTTCCCATTCTGTCAGTGGTGGTCCCTGTTTTGACCACGGACTCATTCGACTGGCTCTGCAGCGACGAGACCCCCGCGAGGCACAGTCTCATATACCGCGGACTAATTCCTTTGCTGGCCGAGGGATCCGCCAAGGCGACCGACGCCGAATCCACAGAAGTGATACTGGAGGCAGCTCTCAAGTCGGCGACCTCGAAAGGGTCGTGCAAGCCGGGCGATGCGGTCGTGGTGCTGCATCGCATCGGGGCCGCGTCGGTGATCAAGATCTGCATCGTGAAGTGA